One Leptospira bouyouniensis DNA window includes the following coding sequences:
- a CDS encoding efflux RND transporter permease subunit, protein MKPIDQLVYSFRKHKHLCWVGLIFITVSIFFRMDQLKIQLLPNLSPLKYYVTTSFSNHSAEVVDLTLSLPMSNRISSLKSVNQIKTYSSHGFSRIEIELNLGSTSWEFKEELYQLLFELKNELPLGVGLPKVSSGKEYQNPFFEFTIKKNTFLSKTQFFYHINQMKYKIERIPGVVEVKKMGDHNPTVIVSLNESKLSLYPIKLSDLEYQFTSAIKSGSLGKISEVDQESEIKFDSEIKSLDEIQKFPFHFGDGKWIQLENIASASIVSLLSDEIVEINGQRSVYFAVYVDCSKNPLEISNQIQQILEEYDDTLQPKVYSDSSIELKSQISQFLFFLTLSLFFASLFSYLMYRQWFPVICLLVSVLFSLIFFFHLLVSFSLSVNLLSLSGISVGIGMLFDANNLIYYSIQSTNTQNKDKVIAVTNGISNVFISLFSSCLTTIVVLFPLLFYAHEWRDFFYDIGLSVILLILSSLFTSVTIVPLFFLSFSGSNGRSFHFLEAPIFKRIVKISSNRLQILIIFVIFGFVLISNFKWGFNKFQIFPKPNPIGQLIQVSPMEKISMKEERFIIQEIQKKFEQDYPNQQLLILPSFEKDEIDAKQFAIPFLLKWYESDSGSTNDTEVFFPINAKRWNLKRINLQSELALSLPFLPTDSVMVFNERWEKLVEWMETMLVSNLNLNSKGKFASIPNVIQIKEWKSNLFLNPELLPDLDDLKQKVLLKNTPKYIGMLGIENPIPIYFELLGSNNFKSEKNSNQLPTFKSHSKESIFPDALFRMKEKKSYSEYKREAGKFYIEWLGDLSIEKNLKGLEEEGFQYKIRSEKNETISFYCILFVLLVFSFLFIYLVLVGIFESFLRPFIYLSISLLYSIAVLFCLVILVPEIHFGHYMGLIVLIGLSLDSISLFGERWEYSKNIKNRKEKIQKVLEWLTKPIILNVGTTFFGLLPVVLIVFPGSEFVRAIAVTICIGILVSLFFIFKIYPLVFQKYLNLNV, encoded by the coding sequence ATGAAACCAATCGATCAATTGGTCTATTCTTTTCGTAAACACAAACATTTGTGTTGGGTTGGACTTATTTTCATCACGGTATCGATATTTTTTCGAATGGATCAATTAAAGATCCAATTATTGCCAAATCTTTCTCCACTTAAATATTATGTAACAACTTCGTTTTCTAATCACTCGGCAGAAGTTGTAGATCTTACTTTAAGTTTACCGATGTCGAATCGGATATCTTCACTTAAGTCTGTAAATCAAATCAAGACCTATTCTAGCCATGGATTTTCTCGTATTGAAATTGAATTAAATTTGGGTTCAACAAGTTGGGAGTTTAAAGAAGAATTGTATCAACTTTTGTTTGAGTTAAAAAATGAACTTCCATTAGGTGTCGGACTTCCCAAGGTTTCGAGTGGAAAAGAATACCAGAATCCATTTTTTGAATTTACGATCAAAAAGAATACGTTTCTAAGTAAAACTCAATTTTTTTATCACATCAATCAAATGAAATATAAAATCGAAAGGATTCCTGGTGTTGTGGAAGTAAAAAAAATGGGGGATCACAATCCAACGGTGATTGTTTCTTTGAATGAGTCAAAACTGAGTTTGTACCCAATTAAGTTAAGTGACCTGGAATACCAATTCACATCGGCAATCAAAAGTGGTTCACTTGGAAAGATATCGGAAGTAGATCAGGAATCTGAAATCAAATTTGATTCTGAAATTAAATCGTTAGATGAGATTCAAAAATTTCCATTCCATTTTGGAGATGGTAAATGGATTCAATTAGAAAATATTGCCTCTGCTTCCATCGTATCTTTACTTTCTGATGAGATCGTTGAAATCAATGGTCAAAGATCGGTTTATTTTGCGGTATATGTAGACTGCTCCAAAAATCCTTTGGAGATTTCGAATCAAATCCAACAAATTCTGGAAGAGTATGATGATACACTCCAGCCGAAAGTTTATTCAGATTCATCAATTGAATTAAAATCACAAATTTCACAGTTTTTATTTTTTTTGACCCTCAGCCTTTTTTTTGCTTCATTATTTTCATACTTAATGTATCGCCAATGGTTCCCTGTAATTTGTTTATTGGTTTCAGTATTATTTTCTCTGATATTTTTCTTTCATTTGTTGGTTTCTTTTTCTCTCTCAGTCAATCTATTGAGTTTGAGTGGCATTTCAGTGGGAATTGGAATGTTATTTGATGCAAATAACTTAATATACTATTCTATCCAATCGACGAATACACAAAATAAGGATAAGGTAATCGCAGTTACCAATGGGATTTCTAATGTTTTCATTTCTTTATTTTCTTCTTGTTTAACGACAATCGTTGTTTTATTTCCATTGTTGTTTTATGCACATGAATGGAGGGATTTTTTTTATGACATAGGTTTGAGTGTCATATTGTTAATATTATCTTCTTTGTTTACCTCAGTTACAATTGTACCCTTATTTTTTCTTTCTTTTTCTGGATCCAATGGAAGATCATTCCATTTTTTAGAAGCTCCTATTTTCAAAAGGATCGTAAAGATAAGTTCGAATCGATTACAAATATTGATTATATTCGTGATATTTGGGTTTGTATTGATTTCGAATTTTAAATGGGGTTTTAACAAATTTCAAATCTTTCCAAAACCAAATCCAATTGGGCAGTTGATCCAAGTGTCACCTATGGAAAAAATTTCCATGAAAGAGGAACGTTTTATAATCCAAGAAATACAAAAAAAATTCGAGCAGGATTATCCCAATCAACAATTGCTTATTTTACCTTCTTTTGAAAAAGATGAAATTGACGCTAAACAATTCGCAATTCCCTTTCTTTTGAAATGGTATGAGTCGGATTCTGGATCAACAAATGATACAGAAGTTTTTTTTCCAATCAATGCGAAACGTTGGAATCTAAAGCGGATAAATCTCCAATCAGAATTGGCACTCTCACTTCCATTTCTACCAACTGATTCTGTTATGGTTTTTAACGAGCGCTGGGAGAAGTTGGTGGAATGGATGGAAACAATGTTAGTATCAAATTTGAATTTAAATTCAAAGGGAAAGTTTGCTTCCATTCCGAACGTGATCCAAATAAAGGAATGGAAATCTAATCTTTTTTTGAATCCGGAACTATTACCTGACCTTGATGATTTGAAACAAAAAGTTCTATTAAAAAATACACCAAAATATATTGGAATGTTAGGGATCGAGAATCCTATACCCATTTATTTTGAATTACTTGGTTCCAACAATTTCAAATCCGAGAAAAACTCAAACCAGCTTCCAACCTTTAAATCTCATTCAAAAGAATCGATTTTCCCTGATGCCTTATTTAGAATGAAAGAAAAAAAAAGTTATTCCGAATACAAAAGAGAAGCTGGAAAGTTTTATATAGAATGGTTAGGTGATCTTTCGATAGAAAAAAATCTAAAAGGCTTAGAAGAGGAGGGCTTCCAATATAAGATTCGTTCAGAAAAGAATGAGACAATTTCATTTTACTGTATCCTATTTGTTTTACTTGTATTTTCATTTCTCTTCATCTACTTAGTGTTGGTAGGAATTTTCGAGTCATTTTTACGACCTTTCATTTACCTTTCTATTAGTCTTTTATATTCTATAGCGGTCTTGTTTTGTTTGGTGATTTTGGTACCAGAAATTCATTTTGGTCATTACATGGGACTTATCGTATTGATAGGATTATCTTTAGATAGTATTTCATTGTTTGGTGAAAGGTGGGAATATTCAAAAAATATAAAAAATCGAAAAGAAAAAATACAGAAAGTGTTAGAGTGGTTAACGAAACCAATTATCTTGAATGTTGGGACTACATTCTTCGGTTTACTTCCTGTTGTTTTGATTGTATTCCCTGGTTCCGAATTTGTAAGAGCGATCGCTGTGACTATCTGTATCGGAATTTTGGTTTCTTTGTTTTTTATATTCAAAATTTACCCGTTGGTATTTCAAAAATATCTTAATTTGAATGTATGA
- a CDS encoding efflux RND transporter periplasmic adaptor subunit: MKQKFLYQLRAKLKGFLSLLILYGFISFSFTQFSNEQIRIRFLYLTNLLYHDFWLFAESKVYASEFEKISPIFKKPLVREVSVSFEFPAIVEATKELQLQSKHSGRIQKIHVLEGQTVKKGQLLAELDDELLKLEGDKLNISLEVSKANQLISFEKWKQAEQLIEVKIREIDKKTELLQVNESEWELSKDLREKKEILWKQGFVSLSELEKWRLDEENKFSIYKNIKRDRNNLLSLLKLNLDVDDIGASDKLKVWKEKNTLIERTEYELSLTNTKILENQIKYNKQLVAESKLIAPKAGKILKIYLKEGELTNHLPFISLIENGDLSISFQVGESDLNLILPGKKVDFYPSLKGSQVASGKIQNVSGYLEPRTHGIGVKAKLFQNNGSLLTGMFGTAKIDSDITKEIVIVPTKSVYGDDLSGYYLLIKHGDSIEKRFIQCKPYNDFEMEVFTGINADELFQVNTK; encoded by the coding sequence ATGAAACAGAAATTTTTGTATCAATTGAGAGCCAAACTAAAAGGATTTCTTTCACTTCTAATTTTATATGGATTTATTTCGTTCTCTTTTACTCAATTTTCAAATGAACAGATTCGTATCCGCTTTTTATATTTAACAAATTTGTTATACCATGATTTTTGGTTGTTTGCGGAATCGAAAGTTTATGCAAGTGAGTTCGAGAAAATTTCCCCAATTTTTAAAAAACCTTTGGTTAGAGAGGTGAGTGTTTCATTTGAATTTCCCGCCATCGTAGAAGCAACAAAGGAATTACAATTACAAAGCAAACATTCTGGCAGAATCCAAAAAATACATGTTTTAGAAGGGCAAACAGTAAAAAAAGGGCAATTGCTTGCTGAATTAGATGATGAATTACTTAAATTAGAGGGCGATAAATTAAACATTTCACTTGAAGTATCGAAGGCAAACCAATTGATTAGCTTTGAGAAATGGAAACAAGCAGAACAACTCATTGAGGTTAAAATAAGAGAAATTGATAAAAAAACAGAATTGTTGCAAGTCAACGAATCGGAATGGGAACTAAGTAAAGATTTAAGAGAGAAAAAAGAAATTTTATGGAAACAAGGCTTTGTTTCATTGTCAGAATTAGAGAAATGGAGGCTTGACGAAGAAAATAAATTTAGTATTTATAAAAATATCAAACGAGATCGTAATAATTTATTATCATTACTTAAATTAAATCTTGATGTTGATGATATTGGTGCATCTGACAAACTAAAAGTTTGGAAGGAAAAAAACACTCTTATCGAAAGAACAGAATATGAGCTAAGTCTCACAAACACAAAAATTCTTGAAAACCAAATTAAATATAACAAACAATTGGTGGCCGAATCAAAACTAATTGCACCAAAAGCTGGAAAGATTTTAAAAATTTATTTAAAAGAAGGGGAATTAACAAATCATCTTCCGTTCATTAGTTTGATTGAAAATGGAGATCTTTCCATTTCCTTTCAAGTTGGAGAATCAGATCTAAATTTAATTTTGCCAGGAAAAAAAGTGGATTTTTATCCTAGTTTGAAAGGTTCACAAGTTGCATCAGGAAAAATACAGAATGTAAGTGGATACTTGGAGCCAAGAACACATGGAATTGGTGTCAAAGCGAAACTCTTTCAAAATAATGGTTCACTTTTGACTGGGATGTTTGGGACTGCAAAAATAGATTCTGATATTACAAAGGAAATTGTGATTGTTCCCACAAAATCAGTTTATGGTGATGATCTTTCCGGTTATTATCTTTTGATTAAACACGGAGATTCAATAGAAAAACGATTTATTCAGTGTAAGCCATATAATGATTTCGAAATGGAGGTTTTCACAGGGATTAACGCAGATGAGTTATTTCAAGTGAATACCAAATGA
- a CDS encoding Ig-like domain-containing protein, translated as MKTLQIVFSIHCIFFILNCHSKLGTSKDWLSLFVNENPPKVISFSPSSGSEFVSPKTEITILWDQPMEIQSCVTAFSLEPNTKGIFDTTEITLKFIPNQDLLPGGYVIRLTKQCENKKGKDLDRVYSIPFRVGAIESLPSPSIDFLLISTGDTDECLSGGNITNRILEEVNSACVGIPHPSPITIRFSKPMNEREIQLGLRLEPYVSYRLEWLEPNLVRIVFDEYLESQTRYRLILASGVSALDGSKISQPIQFDFFMGEGIKPPEVIGFGVASQSCGLGIQEIGSITGARWDSGTCFWSRGLAILSPHFYQFRGGDDGSGESGSPSACADVATDNIKLFFDQYVDPISVITSSRLTKISPPTSNIRLSTWEWSFCQTVYPYGCREVTYSFAESEASCNGSLFGNNSTGGDFNLSNSVWAPNFYPYYEFRLDTEVRSVTGKRMSSPFAIQMEAK; from the coding sequence ATGAAAACACTTCAAATTGTATTTTCTATTCATTGTATCTTTTTCATTTTGAATTGTCATTCCAAATTGGGCACATCAAAAGACTGGCTCAGTTTGTTTGTAAATGAAAACCCTCCGAAGGTAATCTCTTTTTCTCCAAGTTCTGGGAGTGAATTTGTATCTCCCAAAACTGAAATTACGATTCTTTGGGACCAACCGATGGAAATTCAATCTTGCGTAACTGCCTTTTCTCTAGAACCAAATACAAAAGGTATATTTGATACCACAGAGATTACGTTAAAATTTATTCCTAATCAAGATTTGTTACCAGGCGGGTATGTGATCCGTTTGACGAAACAATGTGAAAACAAAAAGGGAAAAGATTTGGACCGCGTTTATTCCATTCCATTTCGAGTGGGGGCAATTGAATCACTTCCAAGTCCATCGATAGATTTTTTATTAATTTCTACAGGAGATACCGATGAATGTCTGTCAGGTGGAAATATTACCAACAGAATTTTAGAAGAAGTGAACTCTGCTTGTGTGGGAATTCCTCATCCTTCTCCAATTACAATTCGTTTTTCAAAACCAATGAATGAAAGAGAAATACAATTAGGGTTACGATTAGAACCATATGTTTCCTATCGTTTGGAATGGTTAGAGCCAAACTTAGTGCGAATCGTATTTGATGAGTATTTAGAGAGCCAAACTCGTTATCGATTGATTTTAGCTTCCGGTGTATCTGCGTTAGATGGTTCAAAAATTTCCCAACCGATTCAGTTCGATTTTTTTATGGGGGAAGGTATAAAACCTCCGGAAGTGATCGGCTTTGGTGTGGCATCACAAAGTTGTGGTTTAGGGATCCAAGAAATTGGTTCGATCACAGGTGCTCGTTGGGATAGTGGCACTTGCTTTTGGAGCCGAGGCCTTGCGATTCTTAGTCCTCATTTTTACCAATTCCGAGGAGGGGATGATGGGAGTGGAGAAAGTGGAAGTCCTTCTGCTTGTGCAGATGTAGCAACTGACAATATAAAACTTTTTTTTGATCAATATGTAGATCCAATTTCAGTAATCACTTCCAGTCGTTTGACAAAAATTTCGCCGCCAACAAGTAACATTCGTTTATCGACTTGGGAGTGGAGTTTTTGCCAGACTGTATATCCATATGGTTGTCGTGAAGTTACCTATTCATTTGCAGAAAGTGAAGCAAGTTGTAATGGTTCTTTATTTGGGAATAATTCAACGGGTGGGGATTTTAATTTATCAAATTCTGTTTGGGCTCCGAATTTTTATCCTTATTATGAATTTCGCCTAGATACAGAAGTTCGTTCAGTAACTGGGAAACGAATGAGTTCTCCTTTTGCGATCCAAATGGAGGCAAAATGA